The proteins below are encoded in one region of Flavobacterium nackdongense:
- a CDS encoding nucleoside hydrolase-like domain-containing protein has translation MMKKIVLVLVFMTSLMQAQKPKVWIYSDMSDNTLKGKDHGTVNDPDDVSAMAGYLLMANMFDTKGIVIASTHRSEHKTSGNQADWANAFFGEAYKKDVIHLNKNIGGFPSTIDFVQSCIKVSAEKYDPTKNYNSLKNYNTVELLLKEAEKSNEIINVLCWGSLTEPAILVNYCLANNKKDILNKIRFIAHWTNSPLHQGSIEQPWKVANCNEDRAACEYLKEKALNGFITYYECGAIGQHGIVSGSPKGVEYFDQFKKSNLGKIFAEGKFAHNSVDHSDAATYWVLLGDWGVGLKDITSNGTNLLEMEQKNENQFKLYSTNIHNELLRRSNAAVSK, from the coding sequence ATGATGAAAAAAATAGTATTAGTGTTGGTTTTTATGACTTCTCTTATGCAAGCCCAAAAGCCAAAAGTTTGGATCTACTCTGACATGTCTGATAACACTTTGAAGGGAAAAGATCACGGAACCGTAAATGATCCTGATGATGTATCTGCAATGGCGGGTTATTTACTTATGGCCAATATGTTTGATACGAAAGGGATAGTAATTGCGAGTACTCACAGGAGCGAACACAAAACTTCAGGAAATCAAGCTGATTGGGCGAATGCTTTTTTTGGAGAAGCGTATAAGAAAGATGTTATTCATTTGAATAAGAATATTGGCGGTTTTCCAAGTACGATTGATTTTGTACAATCTTGTATAAAAGTATCTGCTGAAAAGTACGATCCAACCAAAAATTATAATAGTCTTAAAAATTACAATACAGTTGAATTATTGTTGAAAGAAGCTGAAAAAAGTAACGAAATTATTAATGTGTTGTGCTGGGGATCGCTAACTGAACCTGCGATATTAGTCAATTATTGTTTGGCAAATAATAAAAAGGATATTTTAAATAAAATTCGATTTATAGCCCACTGGACCAACTCACCTTTACATCAAGGATCAATCGAACAGCCTTGGAAAGTTGCTAATTGTAATGAAGATCGAGCTGCCTGTGAGTATTTAAAAGAAAAAGCATTAAACGGTTTTATTACCTATTATGAATGTGGAGCGATTGGTCAACACGGCATTGTTTCTGGAAGTCCAAAAGGGGTGGAATATTTTGATCAATTTAAAAAAAGTAATCTAGGAAAAATATTTGCCGAAGGAAAATTTGCCCATAATTCAGTAGATCATTCAGATGCTGCAACGTATTGGGTTTTATTAGGAGATTGGGGAGTTGGTTTGAAAGATATAACTAGTAATGGAACCAATTTATTGGAGATGGAACAAAAAAATGAAAATCAATTTAAGTTGTATTCAACAAATATTCATAATGAGTTGTTGAGACGATCAAATGCAGCAGTTTCAAAATAA
- a CDS encoding T9SS type A sorting domain-containing protein: MKKTLLLLKVIIFFIYCTISAQNLVLNNDFETNGGSLDNWQYTSGTTLTASGGDSYATIAGENGVLYQKITNITPGLPYQCTMNFKSLVLKQTTGFGFAIEKGTPLSIPMFTIGATNLRDFCNNNSGLWTQLDTATGTTESNGSISYKYSVTIPAGATAIYICIGTKGATAKLELNTVSFQQDSNTKEVTFLIQNTSGNPITGATVAIEGFPAPLYTDATGQVKAVLSVGTNYTYTVQKDYYQIKTAILAVIASTATVPVTLSDLVEVKDVQTRISQYGDNVTPYPIYGHFWNSGLNFTPTMNQKIVNNFDYIIGGGDVSGIKNSSLNVNTLKAIDDKFQVINYQGGWSQKASSLTNQEMNLLYYRVGTLNTAISAATTSIVINAPSDNKGKGLVASEANNFTTWIRIGGELMKLTFVSSKTIYPITVTVERGLAGTTAVDHAVNATVTAPLYTTIPVEGGNNSNLSYFDPVFGPRLNRMKKSAIDNALLYNQDGIWIDILVGLLDAKSMVGGTYTLWNHDKEQVFSSIDINLKTKDAMKDIYNGFYARLGYYPVIYGNNVLYDQSYTTSSRGYIMEKTTEHPRGLDGFCHENSWGHMSDDSGAIDNDGNPVSTTDIFRVLSKYNNGRFLEWYMGNTWINNCKAIALLAQRELPNQPMTINAGFKNQWFAYDLTNQQRYDFNKYSYASYLLSVHVNSQNKISSRMGISPMTVDVSGNIDVTVEPFFTYDIGVPTQTNTYTNFTNYRVGSQNLYARKFSKGLVLVNPFSSNMTQTVLISDITGSTTEVYLDPENSNQVVTAVQLNSRESKLLLKATSLSTVENLVNPKVVLYPNPATEVLSLKFSENINPFSESETIEVYNLNGALVQKTQNRMLNNTVHLNISSLESGTYLIKVKGVKEVLKFIKI; encoded by the coding sequence ATGAAAAAAACACTCCTCTTATTAAAAGTTATTATTTTTTTTATTTACTGTACTATCTCAGCTCAGAATCTTGTTCTAAATAATGATTTTGAAACTAATGGGGGCAGTTTAGACAATTGGCAATACACTTCAGGCACAACTTTAACTGCTAGCGGTGGTGATAGCTATGCTACTATAGCAGGTGAAAATGGAGTGCTTTATCAAAAGATCACGAATATCACTCCAGGCTTACCTTACCAATGTACAATGAATTTCAAAAGTTTAGTCTTAAAACAAACTACAGGTTTTGGTTTTGCTATCGAAAAAGGGACTCCACTGAGTATACCAATGTTTACAATTGGAGCAACGAATTTACGTGATTTTTGTAATAACAATAGTGGTTTATGGACTCAATTGGATACTGCTACAGGCACTACAGAATCCAATGGTAGTATTAGCTATAAATATAGTGTCACTATTCCTGCCGGTGCCACTGCGATTTATATTTGTATTGGTACCAAAGGCGCAACTGCAAAATTAGAACTCAATACTGTTTCCTTTCAGCAAGATTCCAATACCAAAGAAGTGACTTTTTTGATTCAGAATACTTCAGGGAATCCTATTACAGGAGCTACAGTTGCAATTGAGGGTTTCCCAGCTCCTCTTTATACTGATGCCACAGGACAAGTTAAAGCGGTACTTTCGGTAGGTACTAATTACACTTATACGGTTCAGAAAGATTATTATCAAATAAAGACTGCAATACTAGCAGTAATAGCAAGTACTGCTACCGTGCCAGTAACATTGTCTGATTTGGTCGAAGTAAAAGATGTTCAAACTCGAATATCTCAATATGGAGATAATGTAACACCTTATCCTATATATGGGCACTTTTGGAATAGTGGATTGAATTTTACTCCAACAATGAATCAAAAAATTGTCAACAATTTTGATTATATCATTGGCGGGGGTGATGTTTCGGGTATTAAAAATTCAAGTTTAAATGTAAATACGCTGAAAGCGATTGATGATAAATTTCAGGTGATCAATTATCAAGGTGGCTGGAGCCAAAAGGCTTCAAGTCTAACCAATCAAGAAATGAATCTTTTGTACTACAGAGTTGGTACATTGAATACTGCAATATCAGCAGCAACAACTTCTATAGTAATCAATGCCCCTTCTGATAATAAAGGAAAGGGGTTAGTGGCAAGCGAAGCCAATAATTTCACAACTTGGATACGTATTGGCGGTGAATTAATGAAACTTACTTTTGTATCTAGCAAAACTATTTATCCTATAACGGTAACTGTTGAGAGAGGTTTAGCAGGAACTACAGCAGTAGATCACGCAGTTAACGCAACAGTAACTGCACCATTATATACTACAATTCCAGTTGAAGGAGGGAATAATAGTAATTTATCTTATTTCGACCCCGTTTTCGGTCCTCGTTTAAATAGAATGAAAAAAAGTGCAATTGATAATGCGCTTTTGTATAATCAAGACGGTATTTGGATTGATATTCTTGTGGGGTTATTAGATGCCAAAAGCATGGTTGGTGGGACTTACACCCTTTGGAATCATGATAAAGAGCAGGTTTTTAGTTCAATAGATATTAATTTGAAAACTAAAGACGCTATGAAGGATATCTATAACGGTTTCTATGCCCGTTTGGGTTATTATCCCGTAATATATGGCAACAATGTGCTTTATGATCAAAGTTACACCACAAGCAGCAGAGGGTATATAATGGAAAAAACAACGGAACATCCTCGAGGTTTAGATGGTTTTTGCCATGAAAATAGTTGGGGCCACATGAGTGATGATTCGGGAGCAATTGATAATGATGGTAATCCCGTATCTACAACAGATATATTTAGAGTTCTTAGTAAATACAATAATGGTCGCTTCTTGGAGTGGTATATGGGAAACACTTGGATTAATAACTGTAAAGCAATTGCTTTGTTAGCACAACGAGAGTTGCCTAATCAGCCGATGACTATTAATGCAGGTTTCAAAAACCAATGGTTTGCTTATGATTTAACAAATCAGCAACGTTATGATTTTAATAAATACTCATACGCCTCTTACTTATTGAGCGTACATGTTAATAGTCAAAATAAGATTTCGTCCAGAATGGGAATTTCGCCTATGACTGTTGATGTCTCTGGGAATATAGATGTTACTGTTGAACCATTTTTCACCTATGATATTGGTGTTCCAACACAAACCAATACTTATACCAACTTCACAAATTATCGAGTAGGTTCTCAAAATTTGTACGCAAGAAAGTTTAGCAAAGGATTGGTACTTGTTAATCCTTTTAGTTCCAATATGACTCAAACTGTTTTAATTTCAGATATCACTGGAAGCACGACAGAAGTTTATCTCGATCCAGAAAACAGCAATCAAGTCGTGACTGCAGTTCAATTAAATTCGAGAGAGAGTAAATTACTTTTGAAAGCAACCTCTTTATCTACTGTTGAAAATTTAGTGAATCCAAAAGTTGTGCTCTATCCAAATCCAGCTACTGAGGTATTAAGTTTGAAATTTAGCGAGAATATAAATCCATTTTCTGAAAGCGAAACTATTGAGGTCTACAATCTAAATGGGGCGTTGGTTCAGAAAACCCAAAATAGAATGCTAAACAATACTGTTCATTTGAATATTTCAAGTTTAGAATCGGGCACTTATCTTATAAAGGTGAAGGGGGTAAAAGAGGTTTTGAAGTTTATAAAAATTTAA
- a CDS encoding Sip1-related alpha-galactosidase gives MQITFKTILILLLMACSIDCHSQTNQTKIKNNIFDASSISQNSIEILNGFSATPNKGVLNTYTVILPEYESVVYISTIGRDKILDGMNRVFSWAAKDLKTIVSQDFKPDSKAGGDPSRNGLLALFKLKNNEYLLLQGVASPKAMSYLVIADDGKLSIDLATFGVDTVSGDIPLITYARGANVYEVFQQAWKNAINTKALKGRTAMRHEKEYPEIFKYLGWCSWEQYRTKVTSDLMVDAMQKIEKSPLPIRWVLIDNGHEHTYKSAEGMNSSRLLSFKANPETFPQGFKPMMEAKTSKIKWTGIWHTMNAHWQGFHPEHEVRELDPYMVKISKNGGLDVLMPKGDSVSSKMFYNTLIGSAKKEGFDFVKIDNQNRQLAFYQGMSNPVEIVSQHAQSLECAALELSDGLMNCFCLDLLSLMNTKYSATSRVSVDYLLNNEAKAKSHLLQSYQNTLWMGQAVWPDHDMFHSSDKFCGRMMAVSKAMSGAPIYLSDAPVDFQDKLVLPLCYSDGELLRPLAPAIPLPESVMLSALTSPQAYRVVAPLQHGAAAFVAYNLMHPSPTGNVTSAFTTKDYEAAGEFIQPKAESWKAPKEGLVYYDWYEQKGGKLENEYKFDLIGFSDKLIQLSPIKKGWSVIGNSNKYLSANAIKSIEYSNKKLKIVMIESGELVVYNPSPISCSVAQKIDYLGNGLWKLYLPEAQKNFEVLITVKN, from the coding sequence ATGCAAATTACCTTTAAAACAATACTCATATTGCTATTGATGGCTTGTAGTATTGACTGTCACAGCCAAACAAATCAAACTAAAATAAAAAACAACATTTTTGACGCCAGTTCAATATCACAAAACAGTATTGAAATTTTAAACGGATTTTCGGCAACACCGAACAAGGGTGTGCTAAACACGTATACTGTAATTCTACCGGAGTACGAATCGGTTGTGTATATTAGTACTATCGGACGCGATAAAATATTGGACGGAATGAACCGTGTTTTCTCTTGGGCAGCCAAGGATTTAAAAACCATTGTGAGTCAAGATTTCAAACCAGATTCTAAAGCGGGTGGAGACCCGTCTCGTAATGGTTTACTTGCATTGTTTAAGCTTAAAAACAACGAATACTTGTTGTTACAAGGCGTTGCCAGTCCTAAGGCTATGTCGTACCTTGTGATTGCTGACGACGGAAAATTAAGTATCGATTTGGCGACGTTTGGTGTAGACACTGTTTCAGGTGATATCCCCCTGATTACATATGCTCGTGGCGCAAATGTGTACGAAGTATTTCAACAGGCGTGGAAAAACGCTATCAACACCAAAGCGCTTAAGGGTCGTACAGCTATGCGTCACGAAAAAGAATATCCCGAAATATTCAAATACCTTGGATGGTGTAGTTGGGAACAATACCGCACTAAAGTTACAAGCGACCTGATGGTAGATGCCATGCAAAAAATTGAAAAAAGCCCATTGCCCATTCGTTGGGTGTTGATTGATAATGGGCACGAACATACTTATAAATCTGCAGAAGGTATGAATAGTAGCCGCTTGCTCTCGTTTAAAGCCAATCCAGAGACTTTTCCACAAGGCTTTAAACCTATGATGGAGGCAAAAACATCTAAAATTAAATGGACAGGAATATGGCACACTATGAATGCTCACTGGCAAGGATTTCACCCAGAACATGAAGTACGGGAATTAGATCCTTATATGGTGAAAATTAGTAAAAATGGGGGCTTAGATGTTCTGATGCCTAAAGGAGATTCGGTTTCCTCTAAAATGTTTTATAATACATTAATTGGTTCGGCTAAAAAGGAGGGCTTCGATTTTGTGAAAATTGATAACCAGAACCGACAATTGGCCTTTTACCAAGGCATGTCTAATCCAGTAGAAATCGTATCGCAACATGCACAATCGCTTGAATGTGCTGCATTAGAACTTTCAGATGGGCTAATGAATTGTTTTTGCCTTGATTTATTAAGTCTGATGAATACCAAATACAGTGCTACTTCGAGAGTTAGTGTTGACTATTTATTGAATAATGAAGCAAAAGCAAAATCACACCTTTTACAGTCTTATCAAAACACACTTTGGATGGGACAAGCCGTTTGGCCTGATCACGATATGTTCCACTCAAGCGACAAGTTTTGCGGACGAATGATGGCGGTAAGTAAAGCCATGTCTGGTGCACCAATTTATCTGTCTGATGCCCCAGTCGATTTTCAAGACAAGTTAGTATTGCCATTATGTTATTCCGATGGAGAATTGTTACGCCCCTTAGCTCCAGCCATTCCATTACCTGAATCAGTGATGTTGTCGGCTTTAACAAGTCCGCAGGCATATCGTGTAGTAGCACCCTTACAGCATGGCGCTGCTGCATTCGTAGCTTACAATCTGATGCATCCCTCACCAACAGGAAATGTAACAAGCGCTTTTACGACAAAAGATTACGAAGCAGCTGGCGAATTTATTCAACCTAAAGCTGAATCTTGGAAAGCACCTAAAGAAGGATTAGTCTACTACGATTGGTACGAGCAAAAAGGAGGAAAATTAGAAAACGAATACAAGTTTGACTTAATCGGTTTTTCAGATAAACTGATTCAATTATCACCTATAAAAAAGGGTTGGTCAGTTATTGGAAACTCAAATAAATATTTATCAGCAAATGCTATTAAATCGATAGAATACTCTAATAAAAAATTGAAAATTGTGATGATAGAATCAGGTGAACTGGTGGTTTATAACCCATCTCCGATAAGCTGCTCCGTGGCCCAAAAAATCGATTACCTAGGTAACGGTTTATGGAAGCTCTATTTGCCTGAGGCTCAGAAAAACTTTGAGGTTCTTATAACAGTAAAAAACTAG
- a CDS encoding nucleoside hydrolase-like domain-containing protein produces MNNTIKAFFLGLLFINASVVAQKPKVWIYTDMSDNTIPGKNHMKTVNDPDDISAMAGYLLMANMFDTKGIVVTSTHRSEHKNSGNQADWANDFFGKAYKKDVLNLNINIGGYPKNIEFIQSCIKESAEKYNSNTAYKSLENYKTVALLKDEVEKSNEIINVLCWGSLTEPAILVNYCIENKRFDLLKKLRFIAHWTNSSLHQGTPEDPAKVANCNEDRAACEFLKAQALKGDITYFECGAIGQHGIVSGSPKGVDYYNQFKKSNLGKIFAEGKFVQDAVDHSDAATYWVLLGNYGVSLKEIVSNSNNSPEVEKKNEERFSQFSKKIHDELLRRSKAAEN; encoded by the coding sequence ATGAATAACACAATAAAAGCATTTTTTTTAGGACTTTTATTCATAAATGCAAGTGTTGTAGCGCAAAAACCAAAAGTTTGGATTTATACTGATATGTCTGATAATACCATTCCAGGGAAAAATCACATGAAAACAGTAAACGATCCTGATGATATATCCGCAATGGCAGGATATTTACTAATGGCTAATATGTTTGATACTAAAGGGATTGTTGTAACAAGTACTCATAGATCGGAACATAAAAACTCCGGAAATCAAGCGGATTGGGCCAATGATTTTTTTGGCAAAGCATACAAAAAGGATGTTCTTAATTTGAATATAAATATAGGAGGTTATCCTAAGAATATTGAGTTTATACAATCCTGTATCAAGGAGTCTGCCGAAAAATACAATTCAAACACAGCGTACAAATCGCTTGAAAATTACAAAACTGTTGCCTTGTTGAAGGATGAAGTTGAAAAGAGTAATGAAATTATCAATGTGTTGTGTTGGGGGTCTTTAACAGAGCCAGCCATTTTGGTAAATTACTGTATAGAGAACAAAAGATTCGATTTACTGAAAAAATTACGTTTTATAGCACATTGGACTAACTCTTCTTTGCATCAAGGAACTCCAGAAGATCCAGCAAAAGTGGCTAATTGTAATGAAGATAGGGCGGCCTGCGAATTTTTAAAAGCACAGGCGTTAAAAGGTGACATAACCTATTTTGAGTGTGGAGCTATTGGGCAGCATGGCATCGTATCAGGTAGTCCGAAAGGGGTGGATTATTATAATCAATTTAAAAAAAGTAACCTCGGAAAAATATTTGCAGAAGGCAAGTTTGTTCAAGATGCTGTAGATCATTCTGATGCTGCAACTTATTGGGTTTTATTAGGGAATTATGGCGTTAGTTTGAAGGAAATAGTTAGTAATAGCAACAATTCTCCTGAAGTAGAAAAGAAAAATGAAGAGCGGTTCTCGCAATTCTCAAAAAAAATTCACGATGAATTATTACGTCGATCTAAAGCTGCTGAAAACTAG